The following is a genomic window from Paenibacillus sp. FSL R5-0766.
CAGTATGCCGATCGTGGGCACAAAATCGTTGTATTGGACCGTGAGATGGATCACCCCAACATTAATCAGGTTCTGCTGGATAACAAAGCCGGGGCGACACTTGCGATGGAACATCTGATTGAACAGGGACATAAGAAAATCTACGTGGTGACAGGACCGGAAGGTTCGTTTGACTCTGTGCAGCGGTTAAAGGCTGTGAGACAGGTTGCAGAACGTGAAGCCGGTGTGGAATGGGTTGAGATCACGGGAGATTTTGAGAAGAGTGGTGGAGAACAAGCCGCAGATCAGATTGTGCAGGTGTATGATGGACCCGCAGCGGTATTCTGCCTCAATGATGAGATGGCTATTGGCTTGTGTGATCGTCTGGCAGACAGCGCACTTGGCGTTGGTCAGGAGATCGATGTCATCGGATTCGACAATATTGAATTGAGCAAGTACGTCCAGCCGAGATTGGCAAGCATTGATTATTCCAAGCGCAAGTGGGGATCGCTCGCTGCTGAACAATTGATCAAAATTATTGCTGGAGAACCCGTTGATCATGAACGAATTTATGTGACATTAGTTGAGGGTGGGTCGGTGAGTGGGCCTAGTCCGTCTGATTCGGTTATATCTATGCGGAATGACCAGGCGGTTAGCTATTGATCCCGAATACAGCAAGAGACAAGGCTTAGAAGAATCGAATCATTCTTTTAAGCCTTGTCTCTTGCTATTTCGAGGATGAAGTAATAGAAAAAGCCTCTCCGGAGAGAGGCTTGGCCTTTACAAGCCTTTTGTTTTGTCATTGTTGTAGGATGAAGTGAGAATGCCTGTAATGAAGAGAGTCAATACGATTGCAATAATCCAGAATGTCAGTGAAAATGACATGCCCTTCGCACCTCCTGCACAAGCTCATTTTCTTCTATTATAACCATTATAGGTAGAAAAGAAATGCTTCACCCTATTATTTGTAAAATAAAAAGTGTGTGGGCACCGGTCTGAGGCTGCCATCTGAAGGGTTATTCACGACCCGATTATTCAGAATAAGCGAGGATGATCCACCGCCATCCAGATTATAGGCGTCGATCACCCCAAGCTTGTACAACCGCCCTTGCAACTCTTCAAGGGTAGCACCGGAACTTCCGCCCTCATTATAACCGTCAACTACAATAATCAATAACTGATCATCCTTATAATTGCCAATGACTGTACGTGGTGCTCGTTTGGGTGATACCTTCCACTTGTCGGGAATTGCAGTTTTACGTCCATTCTGTAGCAGCACGGGTACAAACGTAGCCCCAAATTGTGGTTGTAGGCGATCCAGTGAGTTTTTGTCGAAGAACTTGCCTCCGACCAGTTTGCCGGCATCGTTAAGTCCTACAAAAAACAGATCTTTGAAACTGGCTTGGAACCCGTTCACGTATTTCCCGTCCATGACGGTTGTGCTAAGTGGATAACGTTTGCCGCCACTGTCAGCAAATCCACCTGCGTTGATCCCGGCAATTGCGCCGTTACGCTTCACAGCATGCA
Proteins encoded in this region:
- a CDS encoding LacI family DNA-binding transcriptional regulator, which gives rise to MVSIKDIAKQAGVSISTVSYALNGSNKVTDETSSKILAIAKELNYVPNAAARTLKKRESKILGVFLTDFRGDVYGDLLSGMKAVCNAQGYDLIVCSGKQSHRMLPERMIDGAIILDHTFASEELMQYADRGHKIVVLDREMDHPNINQVLLDNKAGATLAMEHLIEQGHKKIYVVTGPEGSFDSVQRLKAVRQVAEREAGVEWVEITGDFEKSGGEQAADQIVQVYDGPAAVFCLNDEMAIGLCDRLADSALGVGQEIDVIGFDNIELSKYVQPRLASIDYSKRKWGSLAAEQLIKIIAGEPVDHERIYVTLVEGGSVSGPSPSDSVISMRNDQAVSY
- a CDS encoding phosphodiester glycosidase family protein; this encodes MITPVKQVNRFFMLALAPFVGLILCLILLRPPLEPGGLMPTELSEDTITPRTQAISQELAGAKDAAVQTSSSIKRTTQLYNKTTSTMSTLVQKASTQADRPEKIYNNRISSKLGVPFERVDSDRLTIEMYRVNPGSYKGYAMKIKLKDPTAMQMALDSEPGRSETTMHAVKRNGAIAGINAGGFADSGGKRYPLSTTVMDGKYVNGFQASFKDLFFVGLNDAGKLVGGKFFDKNSLDRLQPQFGATFVPVLLQNGRKTAIPDKWKVSPKRAPRTVIGNYKDDQLLIIVVDGYNEGGSSGATLEELQGRLYKLGVIDAYNLDGGGSSSLILNNRVVNNPSDGSLRPVPTHFLFYK